GGACCTGTTCGCCGAGGTGTTCGAGGCTGAGTTCAAGGACAAGTTCAAGGAAGCAGGCATCGTCTACGAGCACCGCCTGATCGACGACATGGTCGCATCGGCGCTGAAGTGGAACGGCGAGTTCGTCTGGGCGTGCAAGAACTACGACGGCGACGTGCAGTCGGATCAGGTCGCGCAGGGCTTCGGCAGCCTCGGCCTGATGACCTCGGTCCTCCTGACGCCGGACGGCAAGACGGTCGAGGCGGAGGCCGCGCACGGCACCGTCACCCGCCACTTCCGCCAGCACGAGCAGGGCAAGGCGACGTCGACCAACCCGATCGCGTCGATCTTCGCCTGGACCGGCGGCCTGAAGTATCGCGGCAAGTTCGACGAGACGCCGGACGTCGTGAAGTTCGCCGAGACGCTGGAGCGCTGCTGCATCGAGTGCGTCGAGAACGGCCAGATGACCAAGGATCTCGCCATCCTGATCGGACCGGACCAGCCGTGGATGACCACCGAGCAGTTCTTCGAGGCGGTGCGGGCCAACCTCGAACAGAAGATGGCGAACTGGGGCTAAGCTTCGGTCTGACGTTGAACGGGGGTCTGGAGGCGACGGCTTCCAGGCCCCTTTTCATGTCCGCGACAATCCGGCGACGAACAGGTCGAGCGCGGCGTGCACGGCAGCGGGTTCGGGCGGCAGGCGGCGATCGAGGATCAGCAGCGTCATGCCGTGGACGATCGACCATGCCGCCATCGTCGCCGTGTCGGGATCATCGGGGTCGAAGGACGCCACCCGCCTTGCAAGGACGCGATAGGCCTCGCCGCCCGTCATGTCTCCGGGCAGGCAGCCATCCTTCGCGGCCGTGTCGGTGAACATCAGCCGGAACAGCGCCGGACGCCGCCGGGCAAAGGCGACGTAAGCGGCGCCCTGTTCCACCAGCGCCCGCCCGATCGTCTCGCGCGCGCCGTGCGTATCGGCGGCGACCAGGTCGTCATGCAAATCGGCAAACGCCCGCTCCGCCACCGCGCGCAGCAGCGCCGCCTTGTCGGGGAAATGACGATATGGCGCCATCGCGGACACCCCGGCCGCGCGGGCGACCGCACGCAAGGACACGTCGTGTTCCCCGGCATCGAGCAATTCGGTGGCGCGTTGTACCAGCAGGTCGCGAAGCGAAGGCGCAGCGGACATCGTTGTTTACACCGTAAGCAAGCAAGGTTAGTATATGGTGTAAACTGGAGCGAAGCCGATGCAAAGCCATGCCGCCCGTAGCACCGTCGATCTTGCCGCCTATCCCGATCTCGTCATGGTGCTGTTGGGATTTCGGATCGGAAGCATCCGTGGCCTGCCTTCGCTGATGCGGATCGGACGTGGATTGCGCGAGGTCACGCGCGATCGCCCCGATGGCCTGCTGTGCCACGACCAGATGCTGTTCGGCTGGAACCACCTGGGCATGAAGCAATATTGGCGCGATCTGGACGCCCTTGGCCGGTTCACCCGGTCCGCTCCGCATAGCGGCTGGTGGCGGGAATTCCTCATCGACCGGCATGGCTGCGGATTCTGGCACGAAGCGTATAGTGCGCGTGGCGGGGTCGAGGCAATCTACGTCGGCATGTCGGAACCGGTCGGCCTTGCCACCTTCGCGCCGGCGCAGCGCCCCGAAGGACTGCTGCTGTCGAGCAACGGTAGGTTGCGTGCGGACATCGCGGCCCGCCGCTGAGCACATTAGCGCCGGCCATGTACGGAGACGGGAACCGCAGGGGCTCCCGTCCTTATGGCACGGCGCCGTTGCGGTCTTCAGCCGCCGGTTGCATCATGCCGGACATCGCCATGGTTGCCGTAGCCGGCGCCCGATTCGTCGGTGTCGTTACCCGTATCGGGGGCTTGGCTTGGCGCCTCTTGACCTTCCCGGTCGCGGTCTTGCTTCTGGCCGTTCATGTCGTTGCCCTGCACCTTATCGTCCTGCGTGGTTTCGTCTGCCATGGTCGTCTCCTGTCGCTGCGTCGAAGCCCCGTCGGTGGCGAGGTCACGTTCACAACGAAGGCCGCCCGCCCGATATCCCGCAGGATCGGGACGATCGATCCATTCGGTCGTCGAGGCGGGTGCGGCGCACGACATCGTCGCAGGCGCGATGGGTGAGGGTCGCACCGGTGAAGTCCTGACTGTGTTTCCCATGTGGCGGCGGTATTGGAGCGACCGCTGGTCGCGGCGATGATGGCGCGACGGCCCGCCGGCCTGTGTCAATCGACGATCGCGTAGACGGTGACGCCGAGCTGCCGGGCTACGGGACGGTAATGCGCCGCGATGGCCCGATCGACGAGCGGCACCGTGCGACTGTCGCCATCCCGTGGCGCACGACCGGTGACGATAACCGAAGGCCTGGCGGCGAGGATGCGGGCGACTTCCGCGGCCGGGTCGACACCGATCGCCCTCCGCTCGCTCGCCTGGATCAGGTGGGACGGGAAAGGATAAGGGCCCGGCAGGCAAAAACGGCCGGCGGTGTACAGCGCCGGCGGCGCCTCGAACACGAAGGGGCAATCACGGCCGGCGTGACGGGCAATGGCGGCCGACAACGTCGCGAGGCGGCGGCGGGCATCCGCCGTTTCGCCCCGATGCGGATAGCCGCTGAGGAGAAGCAGGCCGATGGCGGCGACCGCCATCAGGCCGCGCATCGTCCCGCGATCGAGCGCAAGCCCCGCGGCGACGCCGATCGGGACCAGCAGCGGCAACGCATAATGGTTGAAGTACGGCGGAATCAGCAGCCAGCCTATAATAGCAACCGCCAGCCATGCCGCGACGAACGCCCGCGCGACGCCGCGCGTGCCGATCACACCCCGGATCGCGGCCAGAGCCGGGAGCGCCAACACCATCGCCGCGCCGGCCAATCGATCGAGGAGGGGTTCGCCCGGCGGGACGTCGCGCAGAAAGATCGAATCGACGTTGGCGAACCACCACGCATCGCCGTGACCGATCGCGGCATAGGTGGCGTAGGCCAACAGTGTCGGGAGCAGCGCCGCCGCCATGTAGCCTGCCGCCGCGACGGCGACGCGCGCGGCCGATCCCGTGCTCCGCCAGCATGCGACCAGCAGCGTCACCCCCAGAAACAGCCCTTCGAACACGACGGTCGGCTTCAATTGCAGCGCCAGCCCGACGAGCATCATGGCAAGCGCGCCGGTGCGCTTGCGATCCGCGATCGCACGCCAGACCAGCGTCGCGGCCGCGGCGACGAGCAGGTTGTAGAAGACCGGCGACTGCCCTCCCCGCCCGCCGATCAGTTCCAGCCAGACGAGATAGGTGAGGCCCGCCGGCAAGGCGCCGGCCGCCGCGCCGAACCGGCGGACCAGCCCGGCGATCAACCCGGCGGTGGCGACCGCCGCCACCGCCGCGACCGACTGATAGGCGACCACCGCATCCATCGGCAGCGCCTGCGTCGCCGCATACAGCAGGAATAGCCCGATCGGTTTGCGATCCCAGATGTCGACATAGGGGATGGCGCCGTCCCACATGCGCTGGCCTACGAGCAGGTACATCTGCTCATCGAGATCGACGAGTGGATTGCCCAGGTCTAGCAGACGCAATGCGGCCGCCGCGATCAGGAGGATCAGCCAGATCCGGAATGGGGTCATGCCGCGGGTCATGCCGCATCGTGATGCCGCAACTTGGTTAGCGGCGCGATAAGATCAGAACAATTCCCCCTGCGGGCCGGCAGGCGGCCGGAACAGGTCGGTGCGAAGCGGCGCGCTGCGGCGGGCGAGGCCGTGTTTTCGGGTGGCGATCAGGAAACGCGTTCGCATCAGCTCCGCCCATGGACCGGTGCCACGCATCCGGCTGAAGAATTCCGGATCATTGTCCTTGCCGCCGCGCAGCGCGCGGATGGTCGCCATCACCCTGGCCGCGCGATCCGGAAAATGTGCGTCGAGCCAGGCGCGGAACAGCGGCGCGACCTCATGCGGCAGGCGCACGGGAATGAAGAAACACGCCCGCGCCCCCGCCTCCGCCGCCCGCTCGACCAGATGTTCCAGTTCATGGTCCGTGATCGCCGGGATGATCGGCGCGATCGAGACGTAGACCGGCACCCCGGCGTCGGCGAGCGCCCGCACCGCCTTCAACCGCCGTTCGGGATGCGGCGCGCGCGGTTCGATCGTTGCGGCGATCTTCGGATCGAGCGAGGTGATCGACAGGGCGACACCAGCCAGGCCCTCGGCCGCCATCGGTGCGAGCAGGTCGATATCGCGGACGACGCGATCCGACTTGGTCGTGATGGTCAGCGGATGCCGGGTTTCCGCCAGCACCTGGATGATGCTGCGCGTGATCCGCCACTCGCTCTCGATCGGCTGATAGGGATCGGTGTTGGTACCGAGTGCGATCGGCGCGACGGTATAGCCCGGTTTGCGCAGTTCGGCCCGCAACAGCGCGGCGGCGTTGGGCTTGGCGAACAGGCGCGATTCGAAATCGAGGCCGGGCGACAGGTCGTGAAACGCATGCGTCGGCCGGGCGAAGCAATAGATGCAGCCATGTTCGCAGCCGCGATAGGGGTTGATCGATCGGTCGAAGCCGATGTCGGGCGAGGTATTGCGGCTGATGATCGTCCGCGCCTGTTCCACCGTCACGCTGGTCCGCAGCGGTGGCGCCGCACCGTCGATTGCGCCGCAAGCGTCCAGCCAGTCGCCATCCGCCTCGGTATGCGGCAGTTTGAACCGTTGGCTTTCGGTGTTGACGGTGGCGCCGCGGACC
The sequence above is a segment of the Sphingomonas insulae genome. Coding sequences within it:
- a CDS encoding TetR/AcrR family transcriptional regulator, which gives rise to MSAAPSLRDLLVQRATELLDAGEHDVSLRAVARAAGVSAMAPYRHFPDKAALLRAVAERAFADLHDDLVAADTHGARETIGRALVEQGAAYVAFARRRPALFRLMFTDTAAKDGCLPGDMTGGEAYRVLARRVASFDPDDPDTATMAAWSIVHGMTLLILDRRLPPEPAAVHAALDLFVAGLSRT
- a CDS encoding monooxygenase family protein, with the translated sequence MQSHAARSTVDLAAYPDLVMVLLGFRIGSIRGLPSLMRIGRGLREVTRDRPDGLLCHDQMLFGWNHLGMKQYWRDLDALGRFTRSAPHSGWWREFLIDRHGCGFWHEAYSARGGVEAIYVGMSEPVGLATFAPAQRPEGLLLSSNGRLRADIAARR
- a CDS encoding PA0069 family radical SAM protein, which gives rise to MPQPIAKRPVRGATVNTESQRFKLPHTEADGDWLDACGAIDGAAPPLRTSVTVEQARTIISRNTSPDIGFDRSINPYRGCEHGCIYCFARPTHAFHDLSPGLDFESRLFAKPNAAALLRAELRKPGYTVAPIALGTNTDPYQPIESEWRITRSIIQVLAETRHPLTITTKSDRVVRDIDLLAPMAAEGLAGVALSITSLDPKIAATIEPRAPHPERRLKAVRALADAGVPVYVSIAPIIPAITDHELEHLVERAAEAGARACFFIPVRLPHEVAPLFRAWLDAHFPDRAARVMATIRALRGGKDNDPEFFSRMRGTGPWAELMRTRFLIATRKHGLARRSAPLRTDLFRPPAGPQGELF